The genomic stretch TTCATAGTTAATCCCCCTATTCTTAATTTTTATTTACTGGAAATATTATACACTAAACAGTATTATTGTCAATAGTAATGTTACCGGTTTTTTGTTAAATTGTTATTTTTTTTTATAAATTTATAATTTTTATATAAAAAATTGAAAAATAGTTTAGAATACTGTATTGTGTAAAAAATTAAGGATATATTATTATGACTAGAGAAAAGTATAAACCAAAAACAAAAGAAGAATTAATAGATTTAATAGAGAAAAAAGTAAAATTTAATAAAATAGATACAAGTTTTATAACTGATATGTCTGGAATTTTTGAGAATTCTATATTAAGGAATTTCAGTGGTATTGAAACTTGGGATACATCTAAAGTAGAAAACATGATGAGTATGTTTGAAGGGGCTCAAAGTTTTAATCATGATATATCTTGCTGGAATGTGTCTAAAGTAAAAAATATGAAAAGTATGTTTTGCCGTGCTTTAAAATTTAATCAGCCTTTAAATAACTGGGATGTTTCTAATGTTACGAATATGGAGAACATGTTTAGGCTTACGAAAGTCTTTAATCAGCCTTTGAATAATTGGAATGTTAGTAAAGTAAAAAATATTGATGGTATGTTTTGGGTGGCAGAAAGTTTTAATCAGAATTTAGATTCTTGGGTATTATCAAAAAATGCAAAGATGTATATGGCTTTTTACTGTTCAGCTATGAATGATAATACACCTATTTGGTATAAAAATTAGAATTGATTTATAATAGATTTAAGTTTATAAATTATATTATTTAAAATTTATACTTGAGATTTTTATGAAGAAATATAAACCTGCAAATAAAGAAGAATTAAAACAATTAACTGAAGATGAAAATATTAATCTTGGAAGTATTGATACAAGTTTAATAACTGATATGAGTTCTTTATTTAAAGAAGCTTCAAGAAAAAAATTTAATGGCATAGAAACTTGGGATACTTCTAATGTAACAGATATGCATGATATATTTTTTAATTGCAGAAAGTTTAATAATGATATATCAAAATGGAATGTATCTAATGTTGAAAATATGAGCTGTATGTTTTTCGGTGCTGAAAGATTTAATCAGTATATGAGTGATTGGAATGTTTCAAAAGTTACAGATATGAACAGTATGTTTTTTGCTTGTAAGAACTTTAATCAGTCATTAAATAATTGGAATGTATCTAATGTTAAAGATATGAGTTTTATGTTTTACGGGGCATCATCATTCAATCAGCCATTGAATAATTGGAATGTAAGCAATGTAAAAAATATGTATGGAATGTTTAACGGATGTAAGTTATTTAATCAGGATTTAAACAATTGGAATGTTTCTAATGTAGAAAATATGAGTTGTATGTTTTTTGAGGCAGAAATTTTTGATAAGCCTTTAAATAATTGGAATGTTAGTAATGTTAAAAAAACGTATAGTATGTTTGGAAATTGTAAAAAATTCAATCAGTGCTTGAATGATTGGAATGTTTCTAATGTTACAGATATGAATTGTATGTTTAAATATGGTGAGAGTTTTAATCAGCCATTAAATAATTGGGATACTTCTAATGTTGAGAATATGTATAGTATGTTTGAGGAAGCTTTAAACTTTAATCAGCCATTAAATAATTGGAATGTTTCTAATGTTACAGATATGGGAAATATGTTT from Brachyspira murdochii DSM 12563 encodes the following:
- a CDS encoding BspA family leucine-rich repeat surface protein, which encodes MTREKYKPKTKEELIDLIEKKVKFNKIDTSFITDMSGIFENSILRNFSGIETWDTSKVENMMSMFEGAQSFNHDISCWNVSKVKNMKSMFCRALKFNQPLNNWDVSNVTNMENMFRLTKVFNQPLNNWNVSKVKNIDGMFWVAESFNQNLDSWVLSKNAKMYMAFYCSAMNDNTPIWYKN
- a CDS encoding BspA family leucine-rich repeat surface protein; translated protein: MKKYKPANKEELKQLTEDENINLGSIDTSLITDMSSLFKEASRKKFNGIETWDTSNVTDMHDIFFNCRKFNNDISKWNVSNVENMSCMFFGAERFNQYMSDWNVSKVTDMNSMFFACKNFNQSLNNWNVSNVKDMSFMFYGASSFNQPLNNWNVSNVKNMYGMFNGCKLFNQDLNNWNVSNVENMSCMFFEAEIFDKPLNNWNVSNVKKTYSMFGNCKKFNQCLNDWNVSNVTDMNCMFKYGESFNQPLNNWDTSNVENMYSMFEEALNFNQPLNNWNVSNVTDMGNMFCRCKSFNQPLNNWNTSNVNNMRCMFFGAENFNQDINKWNVSKVKNMLSMFENAYNFNSPLNNWDTSNVLYINRMFFYAKNFNQPLNNWNTSNVKNMNSIFSGCESFNQSIEDWKINKTCVIDNIFENAVSFKNTKSILNIYFIARGNHKKKLLSMLEECDIKEVYMEAVKHSKLKDFIKKLENVYYDELKELIDKKK